A genomic window from Lutra lutra chromosome 17, mLutLut1.2, whole genome shotgun sequence includes:
- the LOC125090007 gene encoding uncharacterized protein LOC125090007 isoform X1 yields the protein MSSSARLRRRQYGSSSVAKSSKPYKPFLPTSYSPQEGYLKEGEDMLSVKELRRNVADYSKRHEENHKRPQSTQFGDAGGRDARKERLFQHFFEVVQKERDRERPSDCVIVSINNEQREYATGIGHRLQDHGLVVEMIHLSSESSLMRALQEVKDDRSPFCILVEQSNVKLSSCTVIILHESIKIHRHMPLEDALDLVAKEYRRFFSKREQRERAGIALQAGDLVDDFLARERLTSYSVPSGIQHLLFLLSEGMHLYGNELNLLIDYLKTRKGHLEGFETLESLATSDHSSFQGRNTPVVGKPPPLLPTPGKPSFSGPHPPLPAKSPLLGDRPGGGLLPPPGLGNPKGLFAPPLLPAAPSKRPAPLGCLPPKRAKRPLLGEKPGLLVPPPALQSVPHKQTAQPPSLLK from the exons CAGCAAGCCATATAAACCTTTTCTGCCGACTTCTTATTCTCCCCAAGAGGGCTACTTAAAGGAGGGTGAAGACATGCTAAG CGTTAAAGAATTACGGCGGAATGTGGCTGATTATTCAAAAAGGCACGAAGAGAACCACAAGCGGCCCCAGTCCACTCAGTTCG GTGATGCCGGTGGCAGGGACGCTCGGAAAGAACGGCTTTTCCAGCACTTTTTTGAAGTGGTTCAGAAAGAACGTGATCGAGAGAGACCTTCAGATTGTGTTATTGTTTCTATCAACAATGAGCaaag ggaatatGCAACAGGCATAGGTCATCGGTTACAGGATCACGGCCTTGTGGTGGAAATGATTCACCTCTCCTCCGAGTCAAGTCTTATGAGAGCGCTCCAGGAAGTTAAGGATGATAGGTCGCCATTTTGCATTCTTGTTGAACAGTCTAATGTAAAACTTTCCTCTTGCACTGTAATTATACTTCATGAGTCTATCAAAA TACATCGTCATATGCCCCTGGAAGATGCCCTGGACCTGGTGGCTAAAGAATACAGGAGATTTTTCTCGAAACGGGAGCAGCGGGAACGGGCTGGAATTGCTTTGCAGGCTGGAGATCTGGTGGATGACTTCTTGGCCCGGGAGCGCCTGACCAGCTACTCCGTCCCATCGGGCATTCAGCACCTCCTCTTCCTGTTGAGTGAGGGAATGCATTTGTATGGGAATGAGTTGAATCTGCTCATTGACTACCTGAAGACCAGGAAAGGGCACCTGGAAG gCTTTGAGACACTTGAGTCTTTGGCTACCAGTGATCATTCCTCATTTCAAGGAAGGAATACCCCTGTCGTGGGCAAGCCGCCTCCGCTTCTTCCAACCCCTGGAAAGCCCTCCTTCTCGGGCCCTCATCCCCCACTTCCTGCCAAGTCCCCATTGTTAGGGGACAGACCGGGAGGGGGTCTCCTTCCACCACCAG GACTGGGCAACCCCAAAGGTctgtttgcccctcccctgctcccagcagccccctccAAGAGACCTGCTCCTTTGGGATGCCTCCCGCCCAAGCGTGCCAAGCGCCCACTGCTTGGGGAGAAACCAGGCCTTCTAGTACCACCTCCAG CTCTTCAGTCAGTGCCGCACAAGCAGACGGCGCAGCCCCCATCTCTGCTGAAATAG
- the LOC125090007 gene encoding uncharacterized protein LOC125090007 isoform X2, whose translation MSSSARLRRRQYGSSSVAKSKPYKPFLPTSYSPQEGYLKEGEDMLSVKELRRNVADYSKRHEENHKRPQSTQFGDAGGRDARKERLFQHFFEVVQKERDRERPSDCVIVSINNEQREYATGIGHRLQDHGLVVEMIHLSSESSLMRALQEVKDDRSPFCILVEQSNVKLSSCTVIILHESIKIHRHMPLEDALDLVAKEYRRFFSKREQRERAGIALQAGDLVDDFLARERLTSYSVPSGIQHLLFLLSEGMHLYGNELNLLIDYLKTRKGHLEGFETLESLATSDHSSFQGRNTPVVGKPPPLLPTPGKPSFSGPHPPLPAKSPLLGDRPGGGLLPPPGLGNPKGLFAPPLLPAAPSKRPAPLGCLPPKRAKRPLLGEKPGLLVPPPALQSVPHKQTAQPPSLLK comes from the exons CAAGCCATATAAACCTTTTCTGCCGACTTCTTATTCTCCCCAAGAGGGCTACTTAAAGGAGGGTGAAGACATGCTAAG CGTTAAAGAATTACGGCGGAATGTGGCTGATTATTCAAAAAGGCACGAAGAGAACCACAAGCGGCCCCAGTCCACTCAGTTCG GTGATGCCGGTGGCAGGGACGCTCGGAAAGAACGGCTTTTCCAGCACTTTTTTGAAGTGGTTCAGAAAGAACGTGATCGAGAGAGACCTTCAGATTGTGTTATTGTTTCTATCAACAATGAGCaaag ggaatatGCAACAGGCATAGGTCATCGGTTACAGGATCACGGCCTTGTGGTGGAAATGATTCACCTCTCCTCCGAGTCAAGTCTTATGAGAGCGCTCCAGGAAGTTAAGGATGATAGGTCGCCATTTTGCATTCTTGTTGAACAGTCTAATGTAAAACTTTCCTCTTGCACTGTAATTATACTTCATGAGTCTATCAAAA TACATCGTCATATGCCCCTGGAAGATGCCCTGGACCTGGTGGCTAAAGAATACAGGAGATTTTTCTCGAAACGGGAGCAGCGGGAACGGGCTGGAATTGCTTTGCAGGCTGGAGATCTGGTGGATGACTTCTTGGCCCGGGAGCGCCTGACCAGCTACTCCGTCCCATCGGGCATTCAGCACCTCCTCTTCCTGTTGAGTGAGGGAATGCATTTGTATGGGAATGAGTTGAATCTGCTCATTGACTACCTGAAGACCAGGAAAGGGCACCTGGAAG gCTTTGAGACACTTGAGTCTTTGGCTACCAGTGATCATTCCTCATTTCAAGGAAGGAATACCCCTGTCGTGGGCAAGCCGCCTCCGCTTCTTCCAACCCCTGGAAAGCCCTCCTTCTCGGGCCCTCATCCCCCACTTCCTGCCAAGTCCCCATTGTTAGGGGACAGACCGGGAGGGGGTCTCCTTCCACCACCAG GACTGGGCAACCCCAAAGGTctgtttgcccctcccctgctcccagcagccccctccAAGAGACCTGCTCCTTTGGGATGCCTCCCGCCCAAGCGTGCCAAGCGCCCACTGCTTGGGGAGAAACCAGGCCTTCTAGTACCACCTCCAG CTCTTCAGTCAGTGCCGCACAAGCAGACGGCGCAGCCCCCATCTCTGCTGAAATAG
- the LOC125090007 gene encoding nuclear receptor coactivator 5-like isoform X3, with the protein MLSVKELRRNVADYSKRHEENHKRPQSTQFGDAGGRDARKERLFQHFFEVVQKERDRERPSDCVIVSINNEQREYATGIGHRLQDHGLVVEMIHLSSESSLMRALQEVKDDRSPFCILVEQSNVKLSSCTVIILHESIKIHRHMPLEDALDLVAKEYRRFFSKREQRERAGIALQAGDLVDDFLARERLTSYSVPSGIQHLLFLLSEGMHLYGNELNLLIDYLKTRKGHLEGFETLESLATSDHSSFQGRNTPVVGKPPPLLPTPGKPSFSGPHPPLPAKSPLLGDRPGGGLLPPPGLGNPKGLFAPPLLPAAPSKRPAPLGCLPPKRAKRPLLGEKPGLLVPPPALQSVPHKQTAQPPSLLK; encoded by the exons ATGCTAAG CGTTAAAGAATTACGGCGGAATGTGGCTGATTATTCAAAAAGGCACGAAGAGAACCACAAGCGGCCCCAGTCCACTCAGTTCG GTGATGCCGGTGGCAGGGACGCTCGGAAAGAACGGCTTTTCCAGCACTTTTTTGAAGTGGTTCAGAAAGAACGTGATCGAGAGAGACCTTCAGATTGTGTTATTGTTTCTATCAACAATGAGCaaag ggaatatGCAACAGGCATAGGTCATCGGTTACAGGATCACGGCCTTGTGGTGGAAATGATTCACCTCTCCTCCGAGTCAAGTCTTATGAGAGCGCTCCAGGAAGTTAAGGATGATAGGTCGCCATTTTGCATTCTTGTTGAACAGTCTAATGTAAAACTTTCCTCTTGCACTGTAATTATACTTCATGAGTCTATCAAAA TACATCGTCATATGCCCCTGGAAGATGCCCTGGACCTGGTGGCTAAAGAATACAGGAGATTTTTCTCGAAACGGGAGCAGCGGGAACGGGCTGGAATTGCTTTGCAGGCTGGAGATCTGGTGGATGACTTCTTGGCCCGGGAGCGCCTGACCAGCTACTCCGTCCCATCGGGCATTCAGCACCTCCTCTTCCTGTTGAGTGAGGGAATGCATTTGTATGGGAATGAGTTGAATCTGCTCATTGACTACCTGAAGACCAGGAAAGGGCACCTGGAAG gCTTTGAGACACTTGAGTCTTTGGCTACCAGTGATCATTCCTCATTTCAAGGAAGGAATACCCCTGTCGTGGGCAAGCCGCCTCCGCTTCTTCCAACCCCTGGAAAGCCCTCCTTCTCGGGCCCTCATCCCCCACTTCCTGCCAAGTCCCCATTGTTAGGGGACAGACCGGGAGGGGGTCTCCTTCCACCACCAG GACTGGGCAACCCCAAAGGTctgtttgcccctcccctgctcccagcagccccctccAAGAGACCTGCTCCTTTGGGATGCCTCCCGCCCAAGCGTGCCAAGCGCCCACTGCTTGGGGAGAAACCAGGCCTTCTAGTACCACCTCCAG CTCTTCAGTCAGTGCCGCACAAGCAGACGGCGCAGCCCCCATCTCTGCTGAAATAG